One genomic region from Zalophus californianus isolate mZalCal1 chromosome 14, mZalCal1.pri.v2, whole genome shotgun sequence encodes:
- the LOC113912479 gene encoding LOW QUALITY PROTEIN: NADH dehydrogenase [ubiquinone] 1 beta subcomplex subunit 1-like (The sequence of the model RefSeq protein was modified relative to this genomic sequence to represent the inferred CDS: inserted 1 base in 1 codon) has protein sequence MNVIQIVRDHWVHILVPXGFVLGCYLDRKNDEKLTAFRNKSLLFKRELRPNEEVTWK, from the exons ATGAACGTAATTCAGATTGTTCGTGACCACTGGGTACATATACTTGTGC ATGGGTTTGTCCTTGGATGTTATCTAGACAGAAAGAATGATGAAAAGCTGACTGCCTTCCGGAACAAAAGTTTGTTGTTTAAAAGGGAATTGAGACCCAATGAAGAAGTCACCTGGAAGTAA